In the genome of Brachypodium distachyon strain Bd21 chromosome 3, Brachypodium_distachyon_v3.0, whole genome shotgun sequence, the window cttggaccagtagatcacccaaataaaaccaacccactcatgtcacatgttttgcatcacatcatggcatacatattcttttgtcatgtttgaattgtgtgtttatgtgtgtgtatatgtttgttgattgtatagtattctcggagagcgaaccttgcgattgtgacgagtgtttgaactccaactactatcaaggcaagtacactttgatcatctaccctattatcttattatgcactagattttattagttgcattgtcaggattattattgtatctatgctagctatgatctatcctactagtataggatacctttgccatgacttcaccaccaattgccatcgtagtagtaaaatgctatgctatgataatatacgagggtggtattattacaatgtgatactattgaattacaaatatagttttcctagtgtatggcaaaacaagtaattcaatgaaccgtcctgcgtgggctgctttgagttttcggatgtcgtgacgttaggtccatttctatggggcccgctgagtcgtctctccgtgtgattcgggagcgtccatggtcgtctccccgtgcgattcggggagcgcctgcgtcacaatgtgggatgccacccgggataaccagagactggactagtttcctgtttagtagcttccagtacaaccacatggtattatgggctctgccaggatggatgtaagaaatatgaacctggatccgaggtgacatcggtatgtagcagtgtaggttggaacgcgtccctcaggtggtttggggaaatatgttctgaaaattcctgtaatcgatgccgttgctactccatctggaggacagcaagggattaacacgtcgatttcttgtgggtaaagtgtaccacctctcgagagtgtcaaactaagtacttagccgtgtccccggttacggacgattatgagcaactggatattgaagctgtaaggaaagtctcactcattcaaatttcctaataaaatgaatggtttgaactgggtaggagcattgatgtttctactcaatgtgcctaggttaacaggagcatgggtgtttctaccccgtgtccaatagaattcaaaactatttgtctaaaaatgataggatttgaataatgatgcttttatgcaaaatagccaaaccccacctagccaaactatgcatgtacttggtaggtcctttataactctagtgagcttgccaatacattcaaatgtattgaccacgtagtggctgcaattaacaatgcaggtggatccaacgttgagtgaggttcgtcgttttgtcatgggtcatgtgcttacattccaacatgctctcaccttggagtagtgtggcccttatgttctacccttttccgctgcagtattttgaaacattgttttatgatgttgaaacaatatttgttttatgctggccccagaggtcatgcgaggttgtaagtactattaaattctagatgatgcgatgtaataaagtactttgacctttgcttctgtatatttcatcatgaaactgtgtgtgctagtgagtcgatccagggactagcacagtaagcacagagatcgaacccttggtgaaggggggggatcgcttcaggaggcatacaactccccccggtgagctggtgacgtgcatggatgccacctccgctgctaggggtctaaaaccctagagtaggattggacagccactgttcctttgatcggatgGGTAAcgacccgtcggtcggctcgtttactgagctgtgcgccttactccttgccctggtgggaccgtgcatcccacgcccgccacgcggcctcacgtggcgctgttgatctggccactgggccccacgcctgaggcgggggcaggtgcccgggaaccccctgtcccgggaagcacccgggcccaacgcacccgggaagcagcttcccaaGAGGTGCCCAAGCGAGAATGTttcccgaagccccgctagccccttccgggttggtagcttgctgggctgctcatagacgctgcccgggatgaaatcttcccgggaactcgggaatGGGGCCCatgcgtcgcgcagcggtggtaccccgggtgccactggtgcgacactaATTCTTTGCGATTGAGTTGTCGGTTTATAAAATCTAGGAGTGTGTTGATCCTAGTGTATGTGCACTTTGCATTTCAAGCAAATTCATTTGGTGCATACACCTAGGAGGAGCCCGTTTATATTTTATATTCCTTTGCATCGattttaattgtttatctGTATGCAAATCTTTGCGTTGTAATCGatcaccaaaaagggggagattgaaagggcatttctctcctaagtggttttggtggtgacGAAAACATTTTGTCATGTGTAATCTAATCGTGTGGTAagcattatatattttttaaagaatTTGGCACAAGACGATGAGTGGACCTCAAGAtggaaagaagcgtagcggtgttagcggctttttcggtttGATTTGATTCataggacatccgtactattaacagggaatccacaagggaaggtatTTGGTGAATCACTTTCACGTGCACAAACACATatattgcacccactaaaaagcctacccattttgagagagaagaaaCCACGCTACAAAAATTCAGTTCTGAGTTTCCAGGTTCCCAGGTGGCGGAAGTGGAacttccggcccaacttccgggtgctctctgtaAGCCCCTTcggaatatgcggaacttccggtcagaCAGAAGTTCTGGCAATTTCCTGGAAGTTCTGGCCTGAGACAGACCACTGCATAACGGCTCGATTTTGTGGACCCTATTTATATACCCGTTCGTCCCCAACGATCTCCCTGTCCGAGCTTCAAGCCAAGAACACCATTTCCTCTCTCAAGAACACAAGAACTTCATCTCCCttgatctctctccctagttGATTTCCAAGGTCAATACATTGAGAATAGGAAGAGAAGATtgagatctagggtttcaccaagtcaaaaggttgattccccttgttttctttgtggatttcgtttctcttgggtcattgggaaccctagacggaagcggtcGCCCCGTGCTCATCCTTAGAGTTGAAGAGCTCGAGGATTAGATTGGAAGCttccaattgagttgtggagtgGTGCCCCGGTCAACTTTGTAAGGGTCCCGACTTCACCCTCAAGAAAGCCATTTGTGGAGCTCACCtgacctttgtggtgttgtgagaggagaatagagtgaggctttgtggcgcctctacctttgtggtacagcactcctccaaacggagacatACACCTACCCCAAAAGGTGAAACTCCGGtcaaatcttcgtctcccgtgtggtatcacTTTTccccctttacattcttgcaaGTTATATTGTATATCTTGTTGTTTCGGttattgcacttcatactagggttgcattcactttagagaatttcGCACGCcttaggattaagtgtttgtatctttcaagaaaagaaaaagttaaagtttgttagtcgcctattcgccccccccccccctctagtcgaccataccgatatTTCACCGGCCAATGGAGCTGATTGCTTGCATTGCCCTTGAGGTCCTCAACTGGATATGCTACCAGCTCTATAACACGACGAATGGGGGACGCTCGCTCGCCCAGAGGATCGCTGTGCAATCGGAGTGAGACAGTTGTACCCTTCGACTCTCTAGAGTCCCGGCATCAAGACAGAATAACTGCCACGGGCAAGACCGTACAGTTGCAACTTAAGCATGGTGAAACAGATCAAACAATACTAGCGCAAATCCTGCGCAATGGCTGGGCATTACGATTCATTTCTATAATTTGGaacaatgttttatttttttagggaattgAAGACGAAAACTCCTTCGAGAAACACCTTGCATCCAAAACCCCGCTTATAATATGTACTTTTTACTGTGAATAACACTCGCTTGTAtataatttgaaataaaaagtTTCTTCCACACAACTATAACATCAGATATTCTACGTTACAATCAGGATCGACCAAAATAAATTATGTAGTTTTAACTCATTTTAATCTTGTTTTAGTAACATAACGAATCCTCGTGGCTTGCctccaacaacaaaaaaaggcCCTTGTGGATTGGGACTTTGGAAGCCTTTTTCTGCACTTTGACAAAGATGGTATACAGAACATTTTTGTTTCATAGTCACACTTTGTCACAAGCGACTACAAAATTTATCACATACCATGCTTTCTTAGCAGCCTGTTGCACATGTCATTTATATTCTTTTTGCTGAAATTCACCAATGTTGTAGGGGCCATTTTTACTCTTCACACTTTTTATGGCTTGTACAgttttgcagttttttttagcaaaatcaTGTATCAACAAGGTATATCTATAGTCAGTAGTGGATACTGGAAAATTATTAGGCCTTATATAAGGAGTAAACCATGTACGATGCAACATCATTATAATACTTCATACATGTTGATTTGTGTTCTGAAAGTAAAGTAAAGATCAAAAAATTAAAGTATTGACATAAGTTATATAGACTATATACTACAAATAGTTTGTTTCGAGGCAAATTTTAGGTATGGCGGCTGTTGTACCTTGCCATACTGGTGGACCCATCGCTGTCTGCAATGTATAATATGTTGGTTTTGCTTGTTCTATCACATGATGAGTAAGCGTCACCCCATGAAAATAAGAGTGGAGTAAGAAAGAGCGAAATCACTCCCTTGCACTTAAGCGTTGCCACAATTAGGTCGGCTTGGCGGGGACTACATGCCCTTCACTTTCCCCTTGTAATTTATCTCTCGATGTGCCCTCACCAATCTCTCTCTATTTCTCTTCCTTACATAGCCAGCGACGCATCATACGTCCTTACACATCATGCCCAGCAATGCCTCAAACGAGAAATAGTAGGGTTTGTCACATCACAGTTCTCATGAGCGATGGTGGCGCAACTGTATCATGTCTCAACGGCATCCCATCTGTTGTGTATCCTCTCTTCTACACCGACAACGTCTTTCTCACTAAAGTAAAAATACAATGTTCCAACATTAGCCTCTGTcacaaaaaaaacttcaaataTCCCAATTGGTCTTAAATTAACTGGGTAACAAGAATAGGGGCACGCATGCGTTATTTGTACTAGTAAGGTGCCCCTGCTTCGCGACGACACACATATCTTGATGTCCAACTTATAAGGAAACAAAGATCAGGGATATCAAAATACTGAAAATAAGATGTTCCTGCTTCGCAACAGAATACATATCACCGCCGTACCCAATTAATAAAGTAAATAAGATCGACAATaccaaaataatgaaaaacTACGATAAATATTACACGTAGTCGTCATGCCCAAAGGGGTAAGAAGAATATAGattgagataaaaaaaaatgacctTGTAAGGATATAAACTTGATATATACGTAGGATATATAGCATGTGTTACATaaatataaacaaaaaaaattgcttcTAGGATTCAATTAATATATGAGCAGAAATTACAAACAATATTTTTGAAACATAGGAAATCTCCTATGTGAAACTGAAGTTTTGAAGCTACAGAGCATGTATTGACCATGCTACTAAGTCACGAGTAAATTTTCTGTATAGATGGAACCACCATAACCCTCGATGAATGAAAACACCAGCAAGATTAAGTAGATAAAGAGCAAGTAGTAAAATTCCAAACTAATTAAAAGATCATCCTACTTGTGCTTCTGAGCACGCAGATCATCAGTGCACTGTCCCTACAACATCAACATTAATTATGGGGTTTCAAGAGTACTAatcatcagcagcagcttgTTTGATTAAGCTAACAACTTCATTGAAATGAATCTGAAAGAACAACTACCAAACGTTAATGGAGAGAATACAGTGAAACAGGCTTACCAGTCTGCAACATTCAGGTAAAGAAAGAATTTGAAATAGAGTTTGCCCAGTGTATCGATGAAGTGGTGCATGCCAGTGAAATTAAAGTTTGCTCAGTCTTGACAAAGTAAAATACTTTTGTGTTTACAATGGCAGGACTTGATAGAAAACTTGAAAGGTAATAAAAACGGTGCTCAATTCTGCTCAATCTTGAACTTACATTAAGGGAACAATCAGTATTGCGTCTAGTGTGTGTGCTACTACTTGACTGTTTTCCGGAAATCAAAAGCACACTACTAACAACTGATCACTGGTGAACAAACTCTATACTACACATAAAAGTGTTTGATGAATTCCTATACAGATTTGGGTATGCCTGGTAAGTCATGTTGTCTTGCATCAGAGAGTTGTTGTTTTAGTGTTTGCTAACTGAGATATATTATTTTGCTACTGGGGGCTTCAGTAGCCATACCAACACAACTACCAAATGAAACACGGCTTAAGATTTTGGATAGGGAAATCTAGAAATGATCGATATGTCAGCTTGAAGATAAAAACATGCCGCCATCAGGCTACTGGTAGCCAGCATAGCTACCTACAAAAGATTGAAACAGAGCAATCAGTGTAAATCACCATGTAATATTGATTCACCTCAAGCAAACACAGGTGTTGCTATGGCTACTGAAGCCATCCGGCATATCCATCGATgttgagaaaaataataaagaaCCTTTCTGCGTTGAGAGttcaaaaggcaaaaaaaaaaagagaaaatatggAGGGCATTTAACTTCGCAATCTTAACAAGTTGATCATGGCCATAGAAAAATGGTTCCTTGTGGAATATCTGCAGTCAGAGTCAGCCGTTCATGCTACCAAATTAACTCCAGCCCACAAATTCCGCTCAGGAAGTTGGCGAATTGCTGTAGGTCTCGAGGGTCTCCCTCAAACCATGGTTCTGACTCCTCGTAGGGAATACCAATGGAGGCAAAATCTGTAGAAAATTTGTGTAATTTACATTGTAACTCAAtaatagcaaaaaaaaattgcatctgTAGGAATCTTGGATCTTTATGGATCCTTCTTACTCAATAAGTATTCTTTAGACTTATGTAAACCTGCAGGTTTCAGGTATGAACAACCATtttaggccctgtttgtttggtctTCTGCTTTaacttttggtgcttctagctctCTAAAAATCACTTCTTCCGTTTACACaggaagctgagaagcacgtccgAAGGTGCTTCTTTTTAGagagctagaagcaccaaaaactgaagcaaaagaccaaacaaacagggccttaaGCTACGATTGTAACCAGTAAACAAGAAGAAGCACAACAGGTACATTGTGTAGAGTTTTGTGTCTTCATAGGAAGGTACAAGATGAGTTTTCTAAAACTGCCTGCTTGACAAATAATTAGATTTTCGACGGAAATGAAACAACACAAACTCTAATTTTGGGAGCACTTCTGAACCAACAGAAATATACCTGATGCTTTACTGTATAAACAATTGACTAATAGGACCTTCAGCCTTCATTTGAAGTAATGGTCACCAATCTGACGGGAGAAAAGCTTTCAAAGATAATTCAGTTATATTCACCTCTCCGCCTTCTATAATCAAAACTGAAGCCAATTTTAATCAACCTCCTGTAGTAAATATCACAATCACCTTGCATCTAACTGAACCGAGCTTAAGCAAGATAATTTAAAATTACTGAAGAAAAGGTGCAGTACTATTTTACAGCcacaaaatatatacaaaagCTTGCATACAATCCCATTGCTCTGTTCCCAAATACGAAATACCTTCGTCAATTTCCTTTCCGAACATACCAATTTATTCCAGTTGAATAAGAGGCCGACAGAGCCTCGGGACGATTCAGCGGAGCACCGGCCGGTGGGAGGCGGGCGACGGAGCAGCAGCCGGCAGGACGGCGGTCGGCGgagacgaggacgggcggcgccggctctAGGTCGAACGCCGACGGGGATTCCACCTAGCCCGCACCCTGCCGCCGCAGAACTGAGGCGGGGAGGAGGGTGGCGCGAGGaaaggaggaggtcgacggtGCTGCCGAGGAGAGCTCGGGCATCAACTTGCAGGGGCCACAGCGTCCGGTGGCGACCTCGCGCGGAGAGAGCCAGATATGGAGGGCAGaggggaggcgggggcggaggagagcaGGGGCTGCGGGCAGGGGCGGACCCAGTTGGGGTTTGCCCCACCCACTAATTTTAGAAGTCATTTTTTGCCAATAAAAACTATCAGAAAAAATGAGAATAAAATAGAACTACTATGTATTTGCCCCATCCAATATTAAAAACACAGTGTTTGCCCTCACTCCAAATTCAAAACCTGGGTCCGTCATTGGCGGCGGGCACGATGGGACTGACGGCGGCTTGATGATGGGATCGGCCGATCGGGGATGGGGGAGGGATCGTGTGTGGGGACTGGGGGTCATAGAGAcggtaagttttttttagggaatcgGCACAGAGGGGGTCTGCGGGCGGGGTCGGAAGGACGACGTACCAATGCAGGCGACGTACGGACAACTGAGGCTTAAGGAATAtagtaaagataaagaaaagaaagagtagagataaagataaaaataaagataaagataaagatTTTTTGCGCGCCTACGGGCTACGGCCCATCCCATTTGCATCCATAGCCCACAGAAAACCCAGTACGTCTGCAGCACCCGTTTCGAATATTCGTCCATCTACAAGCGAGATATTGGCGTCCCTGGCGGCTTGGTGGGCCAAGCCCGTTTATACAACCCTCGAAAGTAGTGGCTAGGGTTTATAAGGCAGCGGGCAGCGCTCCTCccctcctgcgccgccgcttcctcatctcatctcattcCTCTCAACCCTCTCGGATCGGGAGGTGGAAGCGAGACCCCTAGGTGAGACCCGCCCGCCCTTCCCTCTCATCCTCCTTCCTCGCTTTGTTTGCTTCCTGGAACTCGTCGATCTAGATGCGTGCTGGTTCTATTTCTTCCTATCGTGGGGAATTGCTCGGTTGACTTGTTTATGGTTTGTGTTGGAATCTGTTCTTGTGTGTTCAGTTTTACGGTTTGTGTTGATGCGGTTAGAACACTGGCCTGATTCGCTTGAAGTGTTTCAGATGCTCGTTCATCGTTTTCGTTAGTTCAAGctatatgattccatttggtgGACGGGATGTACTCTCCCTTACACTGTTTACTCGTTTGCGACGTAGATCTATTGTTTCTCCGTTCGTAATAAGCTGTTTAAGCGTAGACTTGTCTTCTCCAGTTCGGTTGTCTACTTTTTGGCCGTGAAATTTCGCTCGTTAGTGCATCTGGAATGGATATGACTAAATTCGTTTGATAGacatgttcctttttttttttactcttttGAGGTAGATGTTATATTCCTCCAGAGGTATCTGGTTCACTAGAATGGTCAACGTGTATGGTCCTGTTAGTGTCTGCTTGCTTGCCTTAGGCCCTGATTGGAAGCCTGTTATTTGGGCAAAACCGGTGTAAATCCGTCCTCGCTGAAAACACCGATTGGATGGTCGTATTGGGCAGGCAGTTTTCTGTCGTTTCGGCCGATCCAACCGTAAAACAAAACACCCCACCTGACCTCCGTTTTTCTTAACGAGAGTTTATTTCGTATCCACATATTTGCGCGTGTAACTAAATTCGGGTGGAAGATTTTGCCAAGCTTCCACATATTCATTTTATGGAATACTTGACGTATATTTGTGAATTTATAGACGATTTTTGTTTAGTCCTTCTGATcgccttctttttttagacatagaagTGATTGCTGCAGGACTGTTAAGGTTCTCGTTTCAGAATAAGCTGTTTAAGCGTAGACTTGTCTTCTCCAGTTCGGTTGTCTACTTTTTGGCCGTGAAATTTCGCTCGTTAGTGCATCTGGAATGGATATGACTAAATTCGCTAGATAGAcatgttcctttttttacTCTTTTGAGGTAGATGTTATATTCCTCCAGAGGTATGTGGTTCACTAGAATGGTCAACGTGTAGTGTCTGCTTGCTTGCCTTAATGTTTCCTCCACATATTCATTTTATGGAATACTTCAAGTATATTTGTGAATTTATAGACGATTTTAGCTTGGTCCTTCTGAtcgctttcttttttttacacatCGAAGTGAGTGCTGCAGGACTGTCCAGATTCTCGTTTCAGAATAATCTCTTCCTGAGTTATCCTCTTAGCTTCCATATCGTTATATATAATACGAATTGACGTACCTTTGTTTTTCTACCAAATGGAATGCTGTTCTGCACACCGTCGCCTAAATGCCTTAAATTAACCTTGCCCGTTTCCAGGCTCATGCTTCACCTACACACAATTTTGCCATTTATTCATGCAACTTTGCAAAAGGTTTTTTGTTGCATGTGTGATTAATATTTAACATTTCGAACCTAGTTGTGCTACTTAGTTTGTTTGCTGTAGGTGAATAAACTTGGATGAATAAAACACCTTACTTGGTCAACCATACATCCTTGCTTGGCCAGGTAGCGGGCTAATTATATTAAGTTAGTTTCTATTAACGTAATCTTATGTAGACTATCGGGAAAACCTAattaatttttctttctcttgtcTTTTAGTTTATGAAGTGCCTTGAATATTGCTGTGGCTGCCCTCTTTGTCCATCTGAGATAACAAGTTTCCTGCGCATGATTTTAGTAGTTCTTACTTTGTACTGTTTATAATTTACACATCATATTTCCTTTTTACTCAATTTCATGGTGGGGTATTATGAAAATTAGTGTGTTATTGGACATGCTGGGTTTAAACTTCTATGCTTATAGTGATATTTTTCTGTTTAGTTCTTCACAGTTGTTTTTTGGTTGCATTGTAACCTGGTTGCTTTTCTCCGTACAGGAACTTCTCTTTGTTGCCTGATATTCAGAAACAGTCAAGATGGTGAAGTTTACAGCAGAAGAGCTTCGCCGGATTATGGACAAGAAGAACAACATCCGCAACATGTCTGTTATTGCTCATGTGGACCATGGTACGTCCCAGAACAGTGATCTCTTTGACCATTGATGTTGTTTAACTTGTACATAATAATAATGCTACACTGTTAATTCTGaaaattgtttctttttcgttagtttggttaatttggtttttgcaacatTGTCCATGCACTATTGTTTTGTAATGATTGGATTCATCTCTACAAAGAGCAATCGTTCTGATTGGGTGATATGGATTTGATTGCTACATCTTATATTATGTTTGATGTTTGTTTTGATAAAGTAAATTGCAGTTTATGCTTTTTTGTTCTATTCAGAGGACCAATAATTCTAGTGGTCAATATCTAGCCTCTTTTTTCACTGATGTTATTTGTTGTGATTATATTTTTATAACTTCATATTAACATGGTTGTACATGTGAAATTCTGATATTTTGTCCCAGTAGATTCAATGCTTTCCTCAATTCTTTATTTCGTTATCTACATGTATCAGACTTATGTTATTTTCAACTTGTCATTGTCCTCTACTTAGTCCTTAAGATGCAGTACTATTTGCTCCTATCTGTTTGACATGCTGATATTTTCAGTTATTGATGCCTATATACTAATTCTGTTATTGTTGCCTATAAAATTGAGTTTAAATCTGTTACTTTGTATTTTGTTCAATGCTCAAGCCTTGCTGTTCTAACTTGTTATGTATTATTTCCAGGCAAATCTACGCTTACGGATTCCCTTGTGGCAGCTGCTGGGATTATTGCCCAGGAAGTTGCTGGTGATGTTCGCATGACTGATACCCGTGCAGATGAAGCAGAGCGTGGTATTACGATCAAATCCACTGGTATCTCTCTTTTCTACGAGATGACTGATGAGTCACTCCAGATGTACAAGGGTGAGAGGGATGGGAATGAATACCTGATCAACCTTATTGATTCACCTGGACACGTTGATTTTTCTTCGGAGGTCACAGCCGCCCTTCGTATCACTGATGGTGCTTTGGTGGTGGTTGACTGTATTGAGGGTGTCTGTGTGCAGACTGAAACTGTGCTCCGCCAAGCTCTTGGTGAGAGGATTAGACCTGTCCTTACTGTGAACAAGATGGACAGGTGCTTCCTTGAGCTTCAAGTTGAAGGTGAGGAAGCCTATCAGACTTTCTCCCGTGTCATTGAAAATGCCAATGTCATCATGGCAACGTATGAAGACAAGCTCCTTGGTGATGTCCAAGTGTACCCAGAAAAGGGGACCGTGGCTTTCTCAGCTGGTTTGCATGGCTGGGCTTTCACTCTCACAAATTTTGCTAAGATGTATGCCTCCAAGTTTGGAGTTGATGAATCAAAGATGATGGAGAGGCTGTGGGGTGAGAACTTCTTTGACCCAACCACAAAGAAATGGACCACCAAGAACACTGGCTCGGCTACTTGTAAGAGAGGTTTTGTTCAGTTCTGCTATGAGCCAATCAAGCAAATCATCAACACCTGCATGAATGATCAGAAGGACAAGTTGTGGCCTATGTTGAAGAAGCTTGGTGTGACCATGAAGAATGATGAGAAGGACCTAATGGGCAAGGCTCTCATGAAGCGTGTCATGCAAACTTGGCTGCCAGCCAGTCGTGCTCTGCTTGAGATGATGGTGTTTCATCTTCCCTCCCCCTCAAAGGCACAGAGGTATCGTGTGGAGAACTTGTATGAGGGACCTCTTGATGATGTATATGCAACCGCTATTAGAAACTGTGACCCCGAAGGTCCTCTTATGCTGTATGTTTCTAAGATGATTCCAGCATCTGACAAGGGAAGATTCTTTGCCTTTGGTCGTGTCTTCGCCGGGAGGGTTGCAACTGGCATGAAGGTCCGTATCATGGGTCCCAACTATGTTCCTGGTCAGAAGAAGGATCTGTATGTGAAGAGTGTCCAGCGTACTGTTATCTGGATGGGAAAGAAACAAGAGTCTGTTGAGGATGTTCCATGCGGTAACACTGTTGCTTTGGTTGGTCTTGACCAGTTCATCACAAAGAATGCGACCCTCACAAATGAGAAGGAAACTGATGCTTGCCCAATCAGAGCAATGAAGTTCTCTGTGTCTCCTGTTGTGCGTGTTGCTGTTCAGTGCAAGGTGGCCTCTGATCTTCCTAAGCTTGTTGAAGGTTTGAAGCGTCTGGCCAAGTCTGATCCTATGGTTCTCTGTACCATTGAAGAGTCTGGCGAGCATATCATTGCTGGAGCTGGAGAGCTTCATCTTGAAATTTGCTTGAAGGATCTGCAGGATGACTTCATGGGTGGTGCTGAAATCATTGTTTCCCCTCCTGTTGTCTCCTTCCGTGAGACTGTTCTTGAGAAGTCCAGCCGTACTGTTATGAGCAAGTCCCCCAATAAACATAACCGTCTTTACATGGAAGCTCGGCCGTTGGAAGAGGGACTAGCTGAGGCCATTGATGATGG includes:
- the LOC106865398 gene encoding elongation factor 2; translation: MVKFTAEELRRIMDKKNNIRNMSVIAHVDHGKSTLTDSLVAAAGIIAQEVAGDVRMTDTRADEAERGITIKSTGISLFYEMTDESLQMYKGERDGNEYLINLIDSPGHVDFSSEVTAALRITDGALVVVDCIEGVCVQTETVLRQALGERIRPVLTVNKMDRCFLELQVEGEEAYQTFSRVIENANVIMATYEDKLLGDVQVYPEKGTVAFSAGLHGWAFTLTNFAKMYASKFGVDESKMMERLWGENFFDPTTKKWTTKNTGSATCKRGFVQFCYEPIKQIINTCMNDQKDKLWPMLKKLGVTMKNDEKDLMGKALMKRVMQTWLPASRALLEMMVFHLPSPSKAQRYRVENLYEGPLDDVYATAIRNCDPEGPLMLYVSKMIPASDKGRFFAFGRVFAGRVATGMKVRIMGPNYVPGQKKDLYVKSVQRTVIWMGKKQESVEDVPCGNTVALVGLDQFITKNATLTNEKETDACPIRAMKFSVSPVVRVAVQCKVASDLPKLVEGLKRLAKSDPMVLCTIEESGEHIIAGAGELHLEICLKDLQDDFMGGAEIIVSPPVVSFRETVLEKSSRTVMSKSPNKHNRLYMEARPLEEGLAEAIDDGRIGPRDDPKVRSKILSEEFGWDKDLAKKIWCFGPETTGPNMVVDMCKGVQYLNEIKDSVVAGFQWASKEGALAEENMRGICFEVCDVVLHTDAIHRGGGQVIPTARRVIYASQLTAKPRLLEPVYLVEIQAPENALGGIYGVLNQKRGHVFEEMQRPGTPLYNIKAYLPVIESFGFSSTLRAATSGQAFPQCVFDHWDIMSSDPLEAGTQSATLVTEIRKRKGLKEQMTPLSEFEDKL